One Kribbella sp. NBC_00662 genomic region harbors:
- a CDS encoding ABC transporter ATP-binding protein, giving the protein MKDSSVRHHKLSAGTLRRILGFARPYRGYLAFFLVLVAFDAATGAATPLLFKAIIDKGIVPGHAQVVVWLAFVVAMLAVANGAITLGERWFSARIGEGLVYDLRTAVFDHVQQLPVAFFSRTQTGALIQRLNGDVLGAQQAFTSTLSNVVSNLLSVALVLGAMFVMSWQITLLALVVLPLFVIPARLLAGKLREATAETYKLNATMAQTMTERFNVAGAVLAKVFGRTQDSSRDFAGKAARVRDIGVTTAMYGSIFRVSLTLVAALAVALVYGVGGVFAVEGALGIGTVVALTAYLNRLYGPLTALSNIQVDVMTTLVSFERVLEVLDLPPMVADRKDARELPPSAEPSIEFDHVSFHYPSAEEVSLASLESVATLSAETGEEVLKDVTFTVEPGQLVAVVGPSGAGKSTLSSLVSRMYDATGGAVLVGGHDVREVTQSSLRAAIGVVTQDSHMYHDTIRANLLLARPDATDDQLHKALEGAQIATLVNSLPDGLDTVVGDRGYRLSGGERQRLAIARLLLKSPSIVILDEATAHLDSESEAAVQAALANALVGRTSLVIAHRLSTIRNADVILVLDDGRIRERGTHDELLAQGGLYADLYATQFAKAA; this is encoded by the coding sequence ATGAAGGACTCCTCCGTTCGTCACCACAAGCTTTCCGCCGGCACGCTCCGGCGGATTCTCGGGTTTGCCCGCCCCTACCGCGGCTACCTCGCCTTCTTCCTGGTCCTGGTCGCCTTCGACGCCGCGACCGGCGCGGCCACCCCGCTGCTGTTCAAGGCGATCATCGACAAGGGGATCGTCCCGGGCCACGCCCAGGTCGTCGTCTGGCTCGCGTTCGTCGTCGCCATGCTGGCGGTCGCGAACGGCGCGATCACCCTCGGCGAGCGCTGGTTCTCCGCGCGCATCGGTGAAGGTCTCGTCTACGACCTCCGCACCGCCGTCTTCGACCACGTGCAGCAACTGCCCGTCGCCTTCTTCAGCCGGACGCAGACCGGGGCCCTGATCCAGCGGCTCAACGGCGACGTCCTCGGCGCCCAGCAGGCGTTCACCTCGACGCTCTCGAACGTCGTCAGCAACCTGCTCAGCGTCGCCCTCGTCCTCGGCGCGATGTTCGTGATGTCGTGGCAGATCACCCTGCTCGCCCTCGTCGTACTCCCGCTGTTCGTCATCCCGGCCCGGCTGCTCGCCGGAAAGTTGCGCGAGGCAACCGCCGAGACGTACAAGCTGAACGCCACGATGGCCCAGACCATGACCGAGCGCTTCAACGTCGCCGGCGCGGTGCTGGCCAAGGTGTTCGGCCGCACCCAGGACTCGTCGCGTGACTTCGCCGGCAAGGCCGCCCGCGTCCGCGACATCGGCGTCACCACCGCCATGTACGGCAGCATCTTCCGCGTCTCGCTCACCCTGGTCGCCGCGCTCGCGGTCGCCCTCGTGTACGGCGTCGGCGGCGTCTTCGCCGTGGAAGGTGCCCTCGGCATCGGTACGGTCGTTGCCCTGACGGCGTACCTGAACCGGCTGTACGGCCCGCTGACCGCACTCTCCAACATCCAGGTCGACGTGATGACCACGCTGGTCAGCTTCGAGCGGGTGCTCGAGGTCCTCGACCTCCCGCCAATGGTTGCCGATCGCAAGGATGCGCGTGAGCTCCCGCCGTCCGCCGAGCCGTCGATCGAGTTCGACCACGTGTCGTTCCACTACCCGTCGGCGGAGGAGGTGTCGCTCGCCTCGCTCGAGTCGGTCGCGACGCTGTCCGCCGAGACCGGCGAAGAGGTCCTCAAGGACGTCACCTTCACCGTCGAGCCCGGCCAGCTGGTCGCCGTCGTCGGCCCGTCCGGTGCCGGCAAGTCGACGCTGTCCTCACTCGTCTCCCGGATGTACGACGCAACCGGCGGGGCCGTCCTCGTCGGCGGTCACGACGTACGCGAAGTCACGCAGAGCTCGCTCCGCGCCGCGATCGGCGTCGTCACGCAGGACTCGCACATGTACCACGACACGATCCGCGCGAACCTGTTGCTGGCCCGCCCGGACGCCACCGACGACCAGTTGCACAAGGCGCTCGAAGGCGCCCAGATCGCGACCCTCGTCAACAGCCTGCCCGACGGCCTCGACACAGTGGTCGGCGATCGCGGCTACCGGTTGTCCGGTGGTGAACGTCAGCGCCTCGCGATTGCCCGGCTGCTGCTGAAGTCCCCGTCGATCGTCATCCTCGACGAGGCGACCGCCCACCTCGACTCCGAGTCGGAGGCCGCGGTCCAGGCCGCACTGGCCAACGCGTTGGTCGGCCGTACGTCGCTCGTCATCGCGCACCGCCTGTCGACGATCCGCAACGCCGACGTCATCCTGGTCCTCGACGACGGCCGGATCCGCGAGCGCGGCACCCACGACGAACTCCTGGCCCAGGGCGGGCTGTACGCCGACCTCTACGCCACCCAGTTCGCCAAGGCGGCGTAG
- a CDS encoding response regulator yields MRVVIAEDQVLLREGLKMLFVDGGHEVVATFGDADSLLAAVATYQPDLVVADIRMPPTHTDEGARAAQALKAAHPELGVLLLSQHIETQHVVDLVSRGGFGYLLKDRVLDVAEFLGAAERVAAGGSALDQHVVAGLVARHDPLGTLTGRERGVLELMAEGLTNSGIAKRLYLSERTVEAHVRHLFTKLALPESEDGHRRVLAVLTHLGAAAPDAGR; encoded by the coding sequence ATGCGGGTCGTGATCGCCGAGGACCAGGTGCTGTTGCGCGAAGGGCTCAAGATGCTGTTCGTCGACGGCGGCCACGAGGTGGTCGCGACCTTCGGCGACGCGGACAGTCTGCTCGCGGCGGTCGCGACGTACCAGCCGGATCTTGTCGTCGCTGACATCAGGATGCCGCCGACGCACACCGACGAAGGCGCCCGCGCAGCGCAGGCGCTGAAGGCTGCGCATCCCGAGCTCGGCGTACTGCTCCTTTCCCAACACATCGAGACCCAGCACGTGGTGGATCTCGTGTCGCGCGGCGGATTCGGCTACCTGTTGAAGGATCGCGTGCTCGACGTCGCCGAGTTCCTCGGCGCTGCCGAGCGGGTCGCGGCCGGCGGTTCGGCGCTGGATCAGCACGTGGTCGCGGGTCTGGTCGCGCGGCACGATCCGCTCGGGACGCTGACCGGGCGCGAACGCGGCGTACTCGAGCTGATGGCCGAAGGCCTCACAAACAGTGGCATCGCCAAACGTCTGTACCTCAGCGAACGCACCGTCGAGGCGCACGTGCGGCATCTGTTCACCAAGTTGGCGCTGCCCGAGAGTGAGGACGGCCATCGTCGCGTGCTTGCCGTGCTGACCCATCTCGGTGCCGCTGCTCCGGACGCAGGTCGGTGA
- a CDS encoding MarR family winged helix-turn-helix transcriptional regulator, producing the protein MHGPDDVAEQIAALLDGIVRRQRRASREEFGESVTHGQFRVLRTLDNADQPLRLSELAARLGIVPRSATSVVDDLEAAGLLERQPDPNDRRATLVDLTPDGRQILTTLREKRRDVMATQLSRLTPTDQQTLIQLLQRLAED; encoded by the coding sequence ATGCATGGGCCGGATGATGTCGCCGAGCAGATCGCAGCGTTGCTGGACGGGATCGTCCGGCGGCAGCGGCGCGCTTCGCGGGAGGAGTTCGGCGAGAGCGTCACGCACGGGCAGTTCCGGGTACTGCGGACGCTGGACAACGCGGACCAGCCGCTCCGGCTGAGCGAGCTGGCGGCGCGGCTGGGCATCGTGCCGCGCTCGGCCACTTCCGTCGTGGACGACCTGGAAGCGGCCGGACTACTGGAACGGCAGCCGGACCCGAACGACCGCCGAGCCACCCTGGTGGACCTCACCCCCGACGGACGCCAGATCCTGACCACCCTCCGCGAAAAACGCCGAGACGTCATGGCCACCCAACTGTCCCGCCTCACCCCCACCGACCAGCAAACCCTGATCCAACTCCTCCAACGCCTCGCCGAGGACTGA
- a CDS encoding glycoside hydrolase N-terminal domain-containing protein: MRDRMTAVATELTYDAPAANWLEALPLGNGRIGAMAFGGPGQDRIALNDETLWSGSPETTRRLATPVGEVGAAAVDRIRAALASGDVRTAEELAHGFHSGHSQAYLPLGDLLLDFRVDGEVSKYRRRLDLDTAVARSGYEVAGVEVWQEIFVSAPARALILRLGSSQPLDVTISLASQLRATTEAVGDNGLALLATCPSSVPPPHGRAGLTIEYSDGDDRGMNAAVVLRARTDGAVTPSAESLTVSNSTQLLLVLSTATGYEGPHAAPTRTGEECREAADAVVRAALAAGEGGEEAASVDGTGTTLRQQHVADYQRLFRRSVLTLPSSAELTTDRRLAEASADPGLAALIYNFGRYLMISSSRPGGLPTNLQGIWNEHLQPPWSSNYTVNINTEMNYWPAETTSLSECHEPLLRYVGDLARAGRRTAEDLYGAKGWAAHHNADAWCWTAPVDGNPKWANWPMAGVWMCRHLWDHFAFTGDRDYLRDAWPVLRGAAEFCLDWLIELPDGTLGTAPSTSPENDYVAADGKPASVTTSSTMDLSLIADLFDRCAQTARELDLTDPLVDELTAARKRIPDPAIGSRGQLQEWLEDLPEAEPHHRHTSHLIGLHPGDQITPDGTPELARAAARTLELRGDKSTGWSLAWRISLWARLRDGAAAHRLVRELLTPAGDSGTDYVGDGSGLYPNLFCAHPPFQIDGNFGATAGIAEMLLQSHTGELEIFPALPAEWPEGAITGLRARGGIAVDLEWSPSAANAVLTADRDTTVVIRHGGRRQEVSLSGGVPLTYQVRS, encoded by the coding sequence ATGAGAGATCGGATGACTGCGGTGGCCACCGAACTGACGTACGACGCTCCGGCGGCGAACTGGCTGGAGGCGCTGCCGCTCGGCAACGGGCGGATCGGCGCGATGGCGTTCGGCGGGCCCGGCCAGGACCGGATCGCGCTGAACGACGAGACGCTCTGGTCCGGCAGTCCCGAGACCACCCGCCGGCTGGCCACGCCGGTGGGCGAGGTGGGCGCTGCTGCGGTGGATCGGATCCGGGCCGCACTTGCGTCAGGAGACGTACGTACGGCTGAGGAACTCGCGCACGGGTTCCACAGCGGTCACTCGCAGGCGTATCTCCCGCTCGGCGATCTGCTGCTCGACTTCCGCGTCGACGGCGAGGTGTCGAAGTACCGGCGCCGGCTCGATCTGGATACCGCTGTCGCACGATCCGGGTACGAAGTGGCCGGCGTCGAGGTCTGGCAGGAGATTTTCGTCAGCGCGCCGGCGCGGGCATTGATCCTACGTCTGGGCTCCTCGCAGCCACTCGACGTGACGATCAGCCTGGCCTCGCAACTCCGTGCAACCACGGAGGCGGTCGGCGACAACGGCCTCGCGCTGCTCGCGACCTGCCCGTCGTCCGTTCCGCCGCCGCACGGTCGGGCCGGCCTGACGATCGAGTACTCCGACGGCGACGACCGCGGCATGAACGCTGCCGTCGTCCTCCGTGCCCGCACCGACGGAGCAGTCACGCCCTCAGCCGAATCGCTGACCGTCAGCAACTCGACGCAACTGCTACTCGTGCTCTCGACCGCCACCGGTTACGAAGGACCGCACGCCGCGCCGACTCGTACGGGGGAGGAGTGCCGGGAAGCCGCCGACGCTGTCGTCCGCGCGGCCCTCGCCGCGGGCGAGGGCGGGGAGGAAGCGGCGAGCGTCGACGGCACCGGCACCACGCTGCGCCAGCAGCATGTCGCCGACTACCAGAGGCTCTTCCGCCGTTCGGTCCTGACGCTGCCGTCGAGCGCGGAGCTGACCACCGACCGTCGGCTTGCGGAAGCCTCCGCCGACCCCGGTCTCGCGGCGCTGATCTACAACTTCGGCCGCTATCTGATGATCTCCAGCTCCCGGCCCGGCGGCCTGCCGACCAACCTGCAAGGCATCTGGAACGAGCACCTCCAGCCGCCGTGGAGCAGCAACTACACGGTCAACATCAACACCGAGATGAACTACTGGCCGGCCGAGACCACGTCGCTGTCCGAGTGCCACGAGCCGCTGCTGCGGTACGTCGGCGACCTCGCCCGCGCGGGACGTCGTACCGCGGAGGACCTGTACGGCGCCAAGGGCTGGGCCGCGCACCACAACGCCGACGCGTGGTGCTGGACCGCGCCCGTCGACGGCAACCCGAAGTGGGCGAACTGGCCGATGGCCGGCGTCTGGATGTGCCGCCACCTCTGGGACCACTTCGCGTTCACCGGCGACCGCGACTACCTCCGCGACGCCTGGCCGGTACTGCGAGGCGCCGCCGAGTTCTGCCTCGACTGGCTGATCGAACTCCCCGACGGCACCCTCGGCACCGCGCCGTCCACCTCGCCGGAGAACGACTACGTCGCTGCCGACGGCAAGCCGGCGTCGGTGACGACGTCCTCGACGATGGACCTCTCACTGATCGCCGACCTGTTCGACCGCTGCGCGCAGACGGCGCGTGAACTCGATCTGACCGACCCGCTCGTCGACGAACTGACCGCGGCCCGGAAGCGCATCCCCGATCCGGCGATTGGTAGCCGAGGGCAACTACAAGAGTGGCTCGAGGACCTGCCCGAGGCCGAGCCACACCACCGGCACACGTCCCACCTGATCGGCCTCCACCCAGGCGACCAGATCACCCCGGACGGTACGCCGGAACTCGCACGGGCCGCCGCCCGTACGCTCGAGCTGCGCGGCGACAAGAGCACCGGCTGGTCACTCGCCTGGCGGATCTCGCTGTGGGCGAGGTTGCGGGACGGCGCGGCCGCGCACCGGCTCGTCCGTGAACTGCTCACGCCCGCGGGCGACTCCGGAACGGACTACGTCGGCGACGGTTCCGGCCTGTACCCGAACCTGTTCTGCGCGCACCCGCCGTTCCAGATCGACGGGAACTTCGGCGCTACCGCGGGGATCGCCGAGATGCTGCTGCAGAGTCACACCGGCGAGCTCGAGATCTTCCCCGCACTCCCGGCCGAGTGGCCGGAAGGCGCGATCACCGGGCTGC